The DNA segment GGGCGATGGGCCGGCCGGTCTGGTTCGCCACTGTGGACCTCCCGGTTGTTCCCGTCAGGTTATGGCCCTGCGCCTCATCTACGAAAGTGCGGTAGTCCGGACATCGCCGCTCGCCGGTTTCGAGGTACCGATAGGCTGAACTCACCGCCCCTTTGCTACGGAGGAACCGCGTGACCAGCACCACCGAGCGTTCGCTCGTGCTCATCAAGCCCGACGCGGTGCGCCGCGGCCTGCTCGGCGAGATCCTGTCCCGCTTCGAGCGTAAGGGCCTGGTCATCGAGGCGCTGGAGTTGCGCACGATGGACGCGTCCCTCGCCGACGCCCACTACGCCGAGCACGTCGACAAGGCTTTCTACCCACCGCTGAAGGACTTCATGACGAGCGGCCCGCTCGCCGCCCTGGTCCTCTCCGGCGACTCGGTCATCGAGGTGGTCCGCGCGATGATCGGCGCGACCGACGGGCGGAAGGCGGCGGCCGGCACGATCCGTGGCGACTTCGCCCTCTCCAACCGGGAGAACCTCGTGCACGCCTCCGACTCCCCGGAGAGCGCCGAGCGCGAGCTGAGCCTCTGGTTCCCCAAGATCTAAGACCTTTTTCTGTACGAGGCGCCGCCGGAGTGTGGGCGGCGCCTCAGTCCCTACAGCGTCTCCAGGCTGGCCCGCCGCCGGGATTCGGCCTCGAAGACCTTGAGCAGGACAGCCGCGAGCACGGCCCAGCCGGCCCCGATCAGCAGTTCGGCGCCGAGTGCCGGTGCGGCGGCCGGGAACCCCTCGCCCGCCGCGAGCAGGCGCGCCGCCTCGGCCGCGTGGGTGATCGGCAGCACCTGACCGGCGGCCACCATCCAGTCCGGCAGGCCCTCCCGGGGGACGTTCACCCCGGTCAGCAGGAGCAGCAGGGCCGCGGCGACGTTGGAGACCACCCAGACGTCCCGGAACCGCAGGCCGAGCGCGCCGAGCGTGAGCCCGAAGAAGCCGCAGGCCAGCGATGCCGCGGCGAGGACCAGCGCGAGGCCGGGCAGCGCGTCCACCGGAATCCGCAGTCCGAGCAGCAGAGCCCCCATCAGCAGGGTGAACGCGGCGATGAGCAGGCCGTTCCCGGCGTACGGCAGGACGCGTCCCCAGAAGATGACGGTCCGGCTGCGCGGGGCGAGCAGGACGTGTCCGAGCGTGCCGTACCGCCGCTCGTTGGAAACCGCCATGGTGCCGCCGAAGACGCACGCCGTGGAGGCCGCCAGCACCGCGTTGCCCAGGATGAAGAACGTGTCGTCGGCCACCCCGAGCTGCCGCCCCAGATAGGCGAAGAACAGTAACTGGAAGGTGGGGCCGGCGAGCAGCGTTCCGGCGTACATGGCAGGGGTCGTCCAATTGAAGAGCGCCCGGTAGGCGAGAGCGCCGCCGAT comes from the Actinoplanes sp. OR16 genome and includes:
- the ndk gene encoding nucleoside-diphosphate kinase, with the protein product MTSTTERSLVLIKPDAVRRGLLGEILSRFERKGLVIEALELRTMDASLADAHYAEHVDKAFYPPLKDFMTSGPLAALVLSGDSVIEVVRAMIGATDGRKAAAGTIRGDFALSNRENLVHASDSPESAERELSLWFPKI
- a CDS encoding ABC transporter permease, coding for MTTLRLIGIGGALAYRALFNWTTPAMYAGTLLAGPTFQLLFFAYLGRQLGVADDTFFILGNAVLAASTACVFGGTMAVSNERRYGTLGHVLLAPRSRTVIFWGRVLPYAGNGLLIAAFTLLMGALLLGLRIPVDALPGLALVLAAASLACGFFGLTLGALGLRFRDVWVVSNVAAALLLLLTGVNVPREGLPDWMVAAGQVLPITHAAEAARLLAAGEGFPAAAPALGAELLIGAGWAVLAAVLLKVFEAESRRRASLETL